A DNA window from Jaculus jaculus isolate mJacJac1 chromosome 1, mJacJac1.mat.Y.cur, whole genome shotgun sequence contains the following coding sequences:
- the Gal3st3 gene encoding galactose-3-O-sulfotransferase 3, whose protein sequence is MPPILQRLQQATKMSRRKILLLVLGCSTISLLIHQGAQLSWYPKLFPLSCPPLKESPPLRAKHTAVAFLKTHKTAGTTVQNILFRFAERHNLTVALPHPSCEHQFCYPRNFSAHFVHPATRPPHVLASHLRFDRAELERLMPAGTVYITILREPAAMFESLFSYYNQYCPAFRRVPNASLEAFLRAPEAYYRPGEHFAMFAHNTLAYDLGGDNERSPRDDAAYLAGLIRQVEEVFSLVMIAEYFDESLVLLRRLLAWDLDDVLYAKLNARAATSRLATIPAALARAARAWNALDAGLYDHFNATFWRRVARAGRACVEREARELREARQRLLRRCFGDEPVLRPAAQIRTKQLQPWQPSRKVDIMGYDLPAGGGGGGAGPATEACLKLAMPEVQYSNYLLRKQKRRGGVRARPEPVLDNPPPRPIRALPRSSQGS, encoded by the exons ATGCCACCCATCCTCCAGCGCCTGCAGCAGGCCACCAAGATGAGCCGCAGGAAAAtcctgctgctggtgctggggtGCAGCACCATAAGCCTTCTCATCCACCAGGGGGCACAACTCAGCTG GTATCCCAAGCTGTTCCCTCTGAGTTGCCCACCTCTGAAAGAGTCCCCACCGCTGCGGGCCAAGCACACGGCCGTGGCCTTCCTGAAGACGCACAAGACAGCTGGCACCACGGTGCAGAACATCCTGTTCCGCTTCGCCGAACGCCACAACCTGACGGTGGCCCTGCCGCACCCCAGCTGCGAGCACCAGTTCTGCTACCCGCGCAACTTCTCGGCGCACTTCGTGCACCCGGCCACGAGGCCACCGCACGTGCTCGCCAGCCACCTACGCTTCGACCGCGCCGAACTCGAGCGCCTCATGCCTGCCGGCACCGTCTACATCACCATCCTGCGAGAGCCGGCGGCCATGTTCGAGTCGCTCTTCAGCTACTACAACCAGTACTGCCCTGCTTTCCGGCGCGTGCCCAACGCGTCGCTCGAGGCTTTCCTGCGCGCGCCCGAGGCCTACTACCGTCCCGGAGAGCACTTCGCCATGTTCGCGCACAACACGCTGGCCTACGACCTGGGCGGCGACAACGAGCGCAGCCCTCGCGACGACGCGGCCTACCTGGCGGGCCTCATCCGCCAGGTGGAGGAGGTCTTCTCGCTCGTCATGATCGCCGAGTACTTCGACGAGTCGCTGGTGCTGCTGCGGCGCCTGCTGGCCTGGGACCTGGACGACGTGCTCTACGCCAAGCTCAACGCGCGCGCCGCCACCTCGCGCCTGGCCACCATCCCCGCGGCGCTGGCGCGGGCCGCGCGCGCCTGGAACGCGCTGGACGCCGGCCTCTACGACCACTTCAACGCCACCTTCTGGCGCCGCGTGGCGCGCGCCGGCCGCGCGTGCGTGGAGCGCGAGGCGCGCGAACTGCGCGAGGCCCGCCAGCGCCTGCTGCGCCGCTGTTTCGGCGACGAGCCCGTGCTGCGGCCGGCCGCGCAGATCCGCACCAAGCAGCTGCAGCCCTGGCAGCCCAGCCGGAAGGTGGACATCATGGGCTACGACCTGCCCGCcggcggaggcggaggcggcgCTGGCCCAGCTACCGAGGCCTGTCTCAAATTGGCCATGCCCGAGGTGCAGTATTCGAACTACCTGCTGCGCAAGCAGAAGCGCCGCGGAGGTGTGCGGGCCAGGCCCGAACCCGTCCTGGATAATCCCCCACCACGGCCCATCCGAGCACTGCCCCGCAGTTCACAGGGCTCCTGA